One Rhododendron vialii isolate Sample 1 chromosome 2a, ASM3025357v1 genomic region harbors:
- the LOC131317679 gene encoding vesicle-associated membrane protein 724-like, which yields MGQESFVYSSVARGTTVVAEYAAVTGNFPAVATQCLHRIPSANNKFSYNCERHAFNFLVEDGYAYCAVAKESVENQLSFAFLENLKGDFEKIYGGGTEADTAVAKSLDKEFGPIMKEHMQYAVDHADEIIGKLAKVKAQVSQVKSAMLDNIVKVTDRGESLAILDGKAQDLCDSAQQYKKTATQIKRKMWYKNMKTKLVVIGILLLLALIIWLSVCRGFNCAKQ from the exons ATGGGACAAGAGTCGTTTGTCTACAGCTCCGTGGCTCGGGGAACAACGGTGGTGGCCGAGTACGCTGCCGTGACTGGGAACTTTCCGGCGGTGGCGACTCAGTGTTTACACAGAATACCATCGGCGAACAACAAGTTCAGCTACAACTGCGAACGCCACGCCTTCAACTTCCTCGTCGAGGACGGCTACG CTTATTGTGCTGTTGCCAAAGAATCTGTTGAGAATCAGCTTTCGTTCGCTTTTCTGGAAAATCTGAAAGGAGACTTCGAGAAGATATATGGCGGTGGTACTGAAGCGGACACGGCTGTTGCCAAAAGTCTCGACAAGGAGTTTGG CCCCATTATGAAAGAGCATATGCAGTATGCAGTTGACCATGCCGATGAGATCATTGGAAAACTAGCGAAAGTGAAGGCCCAAGTCTCTCAAGTTAAAAGTGCTATGCTCGACAACATTGTCAAG GTTACAGACCGGGGAGAAAGCCTTGCAATTTTGGATGGCAAGGCTCAAGATCTATGTGATTCG GCCCAACAATACAAGAAAACGGCGACGCAGATCAAGCGGAAGATGTGGTataaaaacatgaaaacaaaGTTGGTTGTGATCGGGATTCTGTTACTTTTGGCCTTGATAATCTGGCTTTCTGTTTGCCGTGGTTTCAATTGCGCCAAGCAGTAG
- the LOC131316163 gene encoding protein SRC2-like: protein MAYRRLEINVISAKDLKNVNLISKTHAYAIVSISGDPRANQQQRTAVDRSGNASPTWNFPLTFAVEESAAQSNRLGVTFRIRCERTLGDKDIGEVHVPLSELIGPTDDGELLQSDTYQVAYYYFQVSSPCCSLFSGRNCEVRRPSGKRNEGELNFSYKWGPRMASAPAPPPLDYEYPPVQQPQQNNWLAKLLCVELGKLFIGDVISDGFGSELG, encoded by the exons ATGGCGTACAGGCGTTTGGAGATCAACGTGATATCCGCAAAAGACCTCAAGAACGTCAACCTAATCAGCAAGACGCACGCGTACGCCATCGTTTCGATCTCCGGTGACCCGAGGGCGAACCAGCAGCAGAGGACCGCGGTGGACAGGAGCGGAAACGCCAGCCCCACCTGGAACTTCCCCTTGACGTTCGCGGTCGAGGAGTCCGCCGCCCAGAGCAACCGCCTCGGCGTCACGTTCAGGATACGTTGCGAGCGGACCCTCGGTGATAAGGACATCGGTGAGGTGCACGTGCCGCTGTCGGAACTCATTGGGCCGACTGACGATGGCGAATTATTGCAATCCGATACTTATCAGGTGGcgtattattattttcaggtgtcTTCACCTTGTTGTTCATTGTTTTCCGGTAGAAATTGTGAG GTTCGAAGGCCATCGGGAAAGCGCAACGAAGGCGAGCTGAATTTCTCTTACAAGTGGGGGCCGAGAATGGCCAGCGCGCCAGCTCCGCCACCGCTGGATTATGAATACCCGCCCGTCCAACAACCACAGCAGAATAATTGGTTGGCCAAGTTACTGTGTGTAGAATTGGGGAAGCTTTTCATCGGTGATGTAATCTCGGATGGCTTTGGATCGGAACTGGGGTGA
- the LOC131317681 gene encoding protein SRC2-like: MEHRSLEINVISAKDLKKVNLFSKMQAYAVVSISGEPRANQQQRTAVDRSGNASPAWNFPVKFTVDESAARSNRLGVTFRIRCQRTLGDKDIGEVHVPLSELIGSIEDGKLQFLTYQVRKPSGRPKGELNFSYKWGEKIVGAAPPAMEVNKAQEPVTAYPAQVGSSSAYPPPPTGYAYQPPAGYPSASAAGYGYPPPPQYGAYPQQPPPPGYGYPPPQPGYGYPPVQQPQQPPKKNKMGLGLGAGLLGGALGGLLIGEVISDGFGGGCGGGGCGGGCGGG, from the exons ATGGAGCACCGAAGTTTAGAAATCAACGTGATATCCGCAAAAGACCTCAAGAAAGTCAACCTGTTCAGCAAGATGCAGGCCTACGCCGTCGTTTCGATCTCCGGCGAGCCGAGGGCGAATCAGCAGCAGAGGACCGCCGTGGACAGGAGCGGAAACGCCAGCCCCGCCTGGAACTTCCCCGTGAAGTTCACCGTCGACGAGTCCGCCGCCCGGAGCAACCGCCTCGGCGTCACGTTCAGGATACGGTGCCAGCGGACCCTCGGTGATAAGGACATCGGTGAGGTGCACGTGCCGCTGTCGGAACTTATTGGGTCGATCGAGGATGGGAAATTGCAATTCCTTACTTATCAG GTTCGAAAGCCATCGGGCAGGCCGAAAGGTGAGCTCAACTTCTCATACAAGTGGGGGGAGAAGATCGTCGGTGCCGCACCGCCAGCTATGGAAGTTAACAAGGCTCAGGAGCCTGTCACGGCTTACCCAGCTCAAGTTGGGTCCAGTTCAGCTTACCCGCCACCTCCAACGGGCTACGCGTATCAACCACCTGCCGGGTATCCTTCTGCTTCGGCTGCAGGATACGGGTACCCACCGCCACCTCAGTATGGTGCTTACCCGCAACAGCCTCCGCCACCAGGTTACGGTTACCCACCTCCTCAACCAGGTTACGGATACCCGCCTGTCCAACAACCACAACAACCGCCGAAGAAGAACAAGATGGGGTTAGGATTGGGGGCTGGGTTATTGGGTGGAGCATTGGGCGGGCTTTTGATTGGTGAGGTAATCTCAGATGGTTTTGGCGGCGGTTGCGGTGGCGGCGGTTGCGGAGGTGGTTGTGGCGGCGGTTGA
- the LOC131317680 gene encoding protein SRC2-like encodes MEYRSLEINVISAKDLKKVNLIGKTHAYAVVSISGDPRASQQQRTAVDRSGNASPTWNFPVKFAVNESAARSNRLAVTFRIRCERSLGDKDIGEVHVSLSELIGSVEDGKSQFVTYQVRKPSGKPRGELNFSYKWGEKIVGASTMEVNRSQEPVTAYPAQVGSSSAYPPPPMGYPYKSPGRSYPSASAAGYGYPPPPGYGYPPPQPGYGYPPVQQPQQPQRNNRLGMGTGLLGGALGGLLLGDVLSGGFGHHGGWGGGGCGGGGCGGGGGGCGGGGGCGGGGCGGGGCGGG; translated from the exons ATGGAGTACCGAAGTTTAGAGATCAACGTGATATCCGCAAAAGACCTCAAGAAAGTCAACCTAATCGGCAAGACGCACGCGTACGCCGTCGTTTCGATCTCCGGCGACCCGAGGGCGAGCCAGCAGCAGAGGACCGCCGTGGACAGGAGCGGAAACGCCAGCCCCACCTGGAACTTCCCCGTTAAGTTCGCCGTCAACGAGTCCGCCGCCCGAAGCAACCGCCTCGCCGTCACGTTCAGGATTCGGTGCGAGCGGAGCCTCGGTGATAAGGATATTGGCGAGGTGCACGTGTCGTTATCGGAGCTTATTGGGTCGGTCGAAGATGGGAAATCGCAATTCGTTACTTATCAG GTTCGAAAGCCATCGGGAAAGCCCAGAGGTGAGCTCAATTTCTCATACAAGTGGGGGGAGAAAATCGTCGGCGCGTCAACAATGGAAGTAAACCGGTCTCAGGAGCCAGTCACGGCTTATCCGGCTCAAGTTGGGTCCAGTTCCGCTTACCCGCCGCCTCCAATGGGTTACCCGTACAAGTCACCCGGCAGATCATATCCTTCTGCTTCGGCTGCAGGATACGGGTACCCTCCGCCGCCGGGTTACGGATACCCTCCACCTCAGCCGGGTTATGGATACCCGCCCGTCCAACAACCGCAACAACCACAGAGGAATAACAGGCTCGGAATGGGGACTGGGTTACTGGGTGGAGCATTGGGCGGGCTTTTGCTTGGTGATGTACTCTCGGGTGGCTTTGGTCATCATGGCGGTTGGGGCGGGGGTggttgcggtggtggtggttgcgGTGGCGGCGGGGGTGgttgcggcggcggcggcggatgCGGTGGCGGTGGTTGCggcggtggtggttgtggtggtgggtaa